In Etheostoma cragini isolate CJK2018 chromosome 9, CSU_Ecrag_1.0, whole genome shotgun sequence, the following are encoded in one genomic region:
- the tprg1 gene encoding tumor protein p63-regulated gene 1 protein isoform X1: protein MFNSEQGSDAPVATSALIHSYLLPSLASIISEVLRAIMMAEAEEEGAPTFSKEQQHQLSSSPGGPVDTQPAAPAEGTEQRAEHTRPAAPAEGTEQRAEHTQPAAPAGGTEQRAEHTRPAAPAGGTDKRAEHTQPAASSEGTEQRAEHTQPAAPAEGTEQRAEHTQPAASTEGTEQRAAAGVLGEDRLQHSDYSVESPLVQFKIRKFFVLRPGTLKQAIKDVEALVDQEVDGSIHSRWLMAEVDHWNNEKERLVLITENSLLIFKYDFVMFNCEQVQRISLNLVDRIAYGKFSFPKRALIEREGEGVRVFWDRLREPSFTSRWNPFATDFPFITFTHHPVRNVSDTFVALCDIHKFREQLTAAAQKLHAIRPVPGKANGVLVLNQPIHIDAFVGLMSFLGNQNKLGYCVARGNLGF, encoded by the exons ATGTTCAACTCGGAACAAGGAAGTGATGCACCTGTTGCTACCTCCGCTTTGATCCATAGCTACCTACTACCTTCACTAGCATCGATAATTAGTG AGGTGTTGCGAGCCATCATGATGGCAGAAGCTGAGGAGGAAGGTGCTCCAACTTTTAGTAAGGAGCAGCAGCATCAGCTCAGCTCGTCTCCCGGCGGCCCGGTGGACACTCAGCCTGCTGCCCCCGCGGAGGGCACGGAGCAGCGGGCAGAGCACACCCGGCCTGCTGCCCCCGCGGAGGGCACGGAGCAGCGGGCAGAGCACACCCAGCCTGCTGCCCCCGCGGGGGGCACGGAGCAGCGGGCAGAGCACACCCGGCCTGCTGCCCCCGCGGGGGGCACGGACAAGCGGGCAGAGCACACCCAGCCTGCTGCCTCCTCAGAGGGTACGGAGCAGCGGGCAGAGCACACCCAGCCTGCTGCCCCCGCGGAGGGCACGGAGCAGCGGGCAGAGCACACCCAGCCTGCTGCCTCCACGGAGGGCACGGAGCAGCGGGCAGCAGCAGGGGTGTTGGGAGAGGACCGCCTCCAGCACAGCGATTACTCTGTGGAGTCACCTCTGGTCCAGTTTAAGATCAGGAAGTTCTTTGTGTTGAGG CCTGGCACTCTGAAGCAGGCCATCAAAGACGTTGAAGCACTGGTGGATCAAGAAGTAGATGGCAGCATTCACAGCCGTTGGCTGATGGCAGA GGTTGATCACTGGAACAATGAAAAAGAGCGTCTTGTTCTCATCACAGAGAACTCACTCCTAATCTTCAAGTACGACTTCGTCATGTTCAACTGTGAGCAGGTCCAGAGGATCTCACTGAACCTTGTGGACCGCATCGCCTATGGCAAATTCAGCTTCCCAAAGCGCGCTCTCATTGA gagagagggggagggggtgagGGTCTTCTGGGACCGGCTCAGAGAGCCCTCCTTTACCTCCAGGTGGAACCCCTTCGCCACCGACTTCCCTTTCATCACCTTCACCCACCACCCTGTGAGGAACGTCAGTGACACGTTTGTTGCTCTCTGCGAC ATCCACAAGTTCCGCGAGCAGCTCACGGCCGCAGCGCAGAAACTCCACGCCATAAGGCCCGTTCCTGGGAAGGCCAACGGGGTCCTGGTCCTGAATCAGCCCATCCACATTGACGCGTTCGTGGGCCTCATGTCTTTCCTCGGGAACCAGAACAAACTGGGATACTGCGTGGCCCGAGGAAATTTGGGCTTCTAA
- the tprg1 gene encoding tumor protein p63-regulated gene 1 protein isoform X2 yields the protein MFNSEQGSDAPVATSALIHSYLLPSLASIISEVLRAIMMAEAEEEGAPTFSKEQQHQLSSSPGGPVDTQPAAPAEGTEQRAEHTRPAAPAEGTEQRAEHTQPAAPAGGTEQRAEHTRPAAPAGGTDKRAEHTQPAASSEGTEQRAEHTQPAAPAEGTEQRAAAGVLGEDRLQHSDYSVESPLVQFKIRKFFVLRPGTLKQAIKDVEALVDQEVDGSIHSRWLMAEVDHWNNEKERLVLITENSLLIFKYDFVMFNCEQVQRISLNLVDRIAYGKFSFPKRALIEREGEGVRVFWDRLREPSFTSRWNPFATDFPFITFTHHPVRNVSDTFVALCDIHKFREQLTAAAQKLHAIRPVPGKANGVLVLNQPIHIDAFVGLMSFLGNQNKLGYCVARGNLGF from the exons ATGTTCAACTCGGAACAAGGAAGTGATGCACCTGTTGCTACCTCCGCTTTGATCCATAGCTACCTACTACCTTCACTAGCATCGATAATTAGTG AGGTGTTGCGAGCCATCATGATGGCAGAAGCTGAGGAGGAAGGTGCTCCAACTTTTAGTAAGGAGCAGCAGCATCAGCTCAGCTCGTCTCCCGGCGGCCCGGTGGACACTCAGCCTGCTGCCCCCGCGGAGGGCACGGAGCAGCGGGCAGAGCACACCCGGCCTGCTGCCCCCGCGGAGGGCACGGAGCAGCGGGCAGAGCACACCCAGCCTGCTGCCCCCGCGGGGGGCACGGAGCAGCGGGCAGAGCACACCCGGCCTGCTGCCCCCGCGGGGGGCACGGACAAGCGGGCAGAGCACACCCAGCCTGCTGCCTCCTCAGAGGGTACGGAGCAGCGGGCAGAGCACACCCAGCCTGCTGCCCCCGCGGAG GGCACGGAGCAGCGGGCAGCAGCAGGGGTGTTGGGAGAGGACCGCCTCCAGCACAGCGATTACTCTGTGGAGTCACCTCTGGTCCAGTTTAAGATCAGGAAGTTCTTTGTGTTGAGG CCTGGCACTCTGAAGCAGGCCATCAAAGACGTTGAAGCACTGGTGGATCAAGAAGTAGATGGCAGCATTCACAGCCGTTGGCTGATGGCAGA GGTTGATCACTGGAACAATGAAAAAGAGCGTCTTGTTCTCATCACAGAGAACTCACTCCTAATCTTCAAGTACGACTTCGTCATGTTCAACTGTGAGCAGGTCCAGAGGATCTCACTGAACCTTGTGGACCGCATCGCCTATGGCAAATTCAGCTTCCCAAAGCGCGCTCTCATTGA gagagagggggagggggtgagGGTCTTCTGGGACCGGCTCAGAGAGCCCTCCTTTACCTCCAGGTGGAACCCCTTCGCCACCGACTTCCCTTTCATCACCTTCACCCACCACCCTGTGAGGAACGTCAGTGACACGTTTGTTGCTCTCTGCGAC ATCCACAAGTTCCGCGAGCAGCTCACGGCCGCAGCGCAGAAACTCCACGCCATAAGGCCCGTTCCTGGGAAGGCCAACGGGGTCCTGGTCCTGAATCAGCCCATCCACATTGACGCGTTCGTGGGCCTCATGTCTTTCCTCGGGAACCAGAACAAACTGGGATACTGCGTGGCCCGAGGAAATTTGGGCTTCTAA